In Salirhabdus salicampi, the sequence GTGGTGCTGGTTCTATTTGACCTAAAGCAAAAATCGTTAAGCGATTCCAATAGGCTGGATCCTGATAGGTTATCGTTACATTTCCTTTCATGTTCATTACGTCTGTTGTAAAGGTACTTTGGATTAAGTCTTTATTAATTCGACCATTCGCTTCTCCGAGTGTAAAACCTAAAAGTAACGCCTTTAATTTTGCTTCTGCTTCCCAACTACTTGAAAACATTTTTTTGAGTTTTCCATTAAACTCAACAGAGGCTAATGTCGCTTTATCTTCATCAATGTCAAATAGGTGAATATTTGCTATTTTTATACTATTTAATTCCTTAAAAAGCATTTTAATAGGGCGATTTCCTACAGTACCTATACCTGCAATTAACTCTTGCTCATTTTTAGAAGTGAAATCACCAATCAATCCAGCCTTTTCTGCAGTTAATCCAGTAGTTCCTAACTTATAATCCCCTTCAACGGTAACTCCAAGCCTTATACCGAAAGGAACTTCATATCCAAATGTAAACTCTTGAGACTCAATGGCTGAACCAATAAAAGGAATCTTTCCAAATAGATTAATTCTATCTAAACTCATATCGACTTGATATCGGTTTTTTATAATATCCGCCTCAATTGCACCAAAAGCATGACCGAAGTTAAAAATCTTTAAGTCGGTGTCCTTCAAATCTACTTTACCTTTGAAATTAGCTGAATCATCTCCGAAGGAAATGCCTACACTATATTTCCCGCCTAAAGCAGGTGCAAGTTTGTTAACAATATCTAAATTTTCTAAAGTTGTATGCTTTAGTAAAGGTTGTAGTCCACTAAACTCGGCAGTTGCTTCTAAGGTTCCGGGTGCTCCTCTATCATGTTTAGCCGTATATTTCATTTTGGAGCCAATTTCTATACCATACTTTTTAAAATTCAAAGTACTGCCATTTGATAGATTAAAGGTTTCTCCATTCGAATTTTTAGTCATTTTAAACCCATTACCTGTATCTAAAAGAGATTCAACAAAATCAAAACTAGCACCCTTTATGTTTAACTTAATGCCATTAAAATGGAGAGTTTCATGATTTTTTAAACTCATTTTAGAGCTATGAGGAAAAATAAAACGGTCGATGTTAGGATTCCCCATACAGTCGATAGAATTACCATTATCAACACAAGTATCTGCATATATTGTCGCCCAACCAAATTGAACCGAGTCTTTAATTCCAGGTTTTGAAAGTGTGAAAGAAACTTGTTCTTCTTTTCCTTCATCATTTGTCACAATGATTAAGTGATTTCCTAATGGGAGATTTTCAGGTAAAGATAAAGTAATAGCGTTTTGTTTTTGTTCAATAATCTTTCCCTTAACTTTACCGATATCAATTCCTTTAACACTATCGAGTTCTGTTCCTTCAAGGGTGACCTTATAGTTGTTTTCGTTGTTTTTATATAAAGTATTAGGTTTTACTCTTGATATATGAAAAGAACTAGATTCATCCAGATCCCCATCAGTATTATCTGTGACTCCAGAGGCAGGAATTGCTGCCTCATTTTCATTGCTTTCTTCTTCACCGAGTAGATATGATTTTTTATCATAAATATTTTCATATTCTACTTTTGCAATGTGACGGCCTTTTTCTGGTGACTCTAATTGATACGTAACTTTGTAAACATTGTTAAGTGAATTTGCAATTTCTTGGAATGACGTAAAAAGGGTTGCTTCATTAGGTGTAGCAATATAACGACCGCCTGTTTCTTCTGCTACTTCAGAAAGGGTTTCATATCCCGCTCCAAATCCAATTGCAAAAATGGTAATGCCATATCGGTTTGCTTCGTCGATAACTTGAGCTCGAGATTCAATTTGTGAAAATTGGTTATCCTCTCCATCAGATAAAATGAACAATACTTTATGTCCAGATTTGGATTTTAGGCGATTAATTTCGTAAAGGAGAGCCCCCGTAATATTGGTTCCACCATTAGAAGTTAACCCTAATGTTGCATCAATTAATTGATTTTTATCAGTAGTAAACGACTGAACTAACTGTTGGGAGTCATTAAATGAAACTAGTTCGGTCTCTTCATAAGTCTTCATATTACCTATGAATGATGCACTAGACTTTTTAGCTATTTCCAGTGGATTCCCCTCCATACTACCGCTTACATCAATCACCATTCCAATAGAACGTTGTAGCCCATTATTACCTAAATCACTTATTTTTTGTATATTAAAGTTTTGAATTGGCTTTCCGTTATCTGTGATGGATAACTTACTGGAGTTTAATTTATCTATTTCATCCGTACTGATATATAACGTAATTTCGCCATTTGCGTTGCCATGAATAGATGTTATTGATATGTTTTTATTATTTCCTTTTACACCATTTGCTAAGAAGTGCTGATAACTTCTATCAGAAGTTGATAGCTGAACGTTTATATTAGGAGAATGTAAAGCTTTAAATAATTTCTCTTTCGCTTCATATTGCTCTTTCATATACTTTTGTCTTTCCGTATATGATAAGCTTCCTTCAGAAGAACTTAACCGATCTTCGTTATAATTCAATGAACTAATAAGGTGTTGCTCAGTAGGAGCTAATAGATTCTGTTTCTTAACGAAATTTTGAATTTGTTCATTTGCCTTTTCATACTCCCCACTGTTGAAATAATATCGAGATAAACGAATATTAAGAGTTGGATCCTTAGGAGCATCTTCTTTGACAGTATCAACTAATGAATAGGCAAGTTCATTAGCTAAATCTAATTGATGATCATAGATGTTCTCGTAACTGACTTCGTTATCTTCCGTTTCCTCTTCAATAGCCCATGTTTCAAATGCCTTAATTCTGTTTCGTACGGTTCGAAGTTCTGCTCTCTGGTAATAAGGAAGTGTTTTAGCTTCATCTGATGGTCTATATTCCCCGCTTAAATATATTTCGCTAAGTAGAGAGACACTTTCACTATCTGATGGATAATCTTTTATAACATCAATTAGTAAAAATTCGCTTATCTCCCGGTAACCAAAAAAGTAACAAGTTTCAGCTAACTCTTTCTTCGTAATGGCAGATAATGTTTCAACCTTTTTTAGATTATCATTTATAAAATGATGGAACTCATTCTTCAATTGATTAACTTGTTTGTTTTCATTTCTAATCTTGAGATATTCAAGAATTTCAGTATCAAATTTAGCGATTAACTCTAATTCTTCGAATGGTATAGGAGAATGTTTTGCAATCATCTGTTTAAATGAGGATGCTTGTTCTCTTGCCAATAGAGCATAAGGATTATGATCTTCTGTTCCACTCGATTCAAAATGATTGTCAGTTATTTGTAACGTGTCCGCAATCATTTCTTCAGTCAAATAATCTGAATGCTTAACTTCTCCCGATAATTCATTTAATAGAACTTTAGCTCTTTTAACATTTCCTTGTTTGATAAATGAAAGAGCATATAGGTACTTGTTTTCAAGGGAGGGCTGCATTTCCCACTTATGTTTTACTTGTAAGGAATTGGACTCTTGGGAAGTAACTAAACCGGCATTTTTGTAATAATGTATCACTTCGTTAGAAGGAATGTGTTTGTTATCCCCATGGTCAAAGATTACTTGCACAACAGCTAGACCAACTATTAATAAAGTAACTACTCCCGTTGTTAACCATTTAGCGAAACGATTAGGGTTATATAATCGTAATGTAATAGAAATAGTCATGAGTGAACCAATGAGCATGACTAAAGTAATAATCATGCTATATAAAAGTGTGTTACTCACTGTGCCCACCTACTTTCTTTGCGACGAACCTTGTAGATAAGAAATGGGAAGATATATAATAAATAGCTGCTAAAATGGCAGTACTTATTACGACTTGAAGTGGGTTAAATCCAATCATTTCAGTTGAGTTCGTTAGGTTGCTTGATACAGAGATCGTTATCCATTTGGATAATACAAACACCATGATGCAAACGCCGGCAACTTTTGTTATAAACGTTCGCCAATTTCCTTTTACATCTGATTTTCCGAGCGCAAATACAAAGGTGATTAGTAAAGCGTATGGATGCCATACCCACCTAATCACACGTTCCAAACTGTTTAACCAATCAGCGCCCTCTAGGTCCGCTACCATTAAATTAGCACCTTGCATAATGTTAAGAGACACTGGATAGTTTAGTTGTATCAATTCAGCTAGATAACTAGTTGTAACGGTCCAACTTCCACCGATTGCATATAATTGCTCAGTTAGAATAACATTTGGAAGAAATAAATAGAATAAGGGTTCCTTACGATATTCATACCAAAATGTTGCTATTGTTGTAATCGATTTTCCA encodes:
- a CDS encoding vWA domain-containing protein; this encodes MSNTLLYSMIITLVMLIGSLMTISITLRLYNPNRFAKWLTTGVVTLLIVGLAVVQVIFDHGDNKHIPSNEVIHYYKNAGLVTSQESNSLQVKHKWEMQPSLENKYLYALSFIKQGNVKRAKVLLNELSGEVKHSDYLTEEMIADTLQITDNHFESSGTEDHNPYALLAREQASSFKQMIAKHSPIPFEELELIAKFDTEILEYLKIRNENKQVNQLKNEFHHFINDNLKKVETLSAITKKELAETCYFFGYREISEFLLIDVIKDYPSDSESVSLLSEIYLSGEYRPSDEAKTLPYYQRAELRTVRNRIKAFETWAIEEETEDNEVSYENIYDHQLDLANELAYSLVDTVKEDAPKDPTLNIRLSRYYFNSGEYEKANEQIQNFVKKQNLLAPTEQHLISSLNYNEDRLSSSEGSLSYTERQKYMKEQYEAKEKLFKALHSPNINVQLSTSDRSYQHFLANGVKGNNKNISITSIHGNANGEITLYISTDEIDKLNSSKLSITDNGKPIQNFNIQKISDLGNNGLQRSIGMVIDVSGSMEGNPLEIAKKSSASFIGNMKTYEETELVSFNDSQQLVQSFTTDKNQLIDATLGLTSNGGTNITGALLYEINRLKSKSGHKVLFILSDGEDNQFSQIESRAQVIDEANRYGITIFAIGFGAGYETLSEVAEETGGRYIATPNEATLFTSFQEIANSLNNVYKVTYQLESPEKGRHIAKVEYENIYDKKSYLLGEEESNENEAAIPASGVTDNTDGDLDESSSFHISRVKPNTLYKNNENNYKVTLEGTELDSVKGIDIGKVKGKIIEQKQNAITLSLPENLPLGNHLIIVTNDEGKEEQVSFTLSKPGIKDSVQFGWATIYADTCVDNGNSIDCMGNPNIDRFIFPHSSKMSLKNHETLHFNGIKLNIKGASFDFVESLLDTGNGFKMTKNSNGETFNLSNGSTLNFKKYGIEIGSKMKYTAKHDRGAPGTLEATAEFSGLQPLLKHTTLENLDIVNKLAPALGGKYSVGISFGDDSANFKGKVDLKDTDLKIFNFGHAFGAIEADIIKNRYQVDMSLDRINLFGKIPFIGSAIESQEFTFGYEVPFGIRLGVTVEGDYKLGTTGLTAEKAGLIGDFTSKNEQELIAGIGTVGNRPIKMLFKELNSIKIANIHLFDIDEDKATLASVEFNGKLKKMFSSSWEAEAKLKALLLGFTLGEANGRINKDLIQSTFTTDVMNMKGNVTITYQDPAYWNRLTIFALGQIEPAPLIKGNAKITLIPSSIRNSEFEIVAKAGFLKLHKTQDEYNFFH